A window of Acinetobacter sp. TR3 contains these coding sequences:
- the trhA gene encoding PAQR family membrane homeostasis protein TrhA produces MTVNTLLSYDPKEELINAYSHGIGAVLALIASILLIIKGQHLPLGQWCSLWVYGFSLVLLLSSSMIYHFAQDERKRYWYKKLDHTAIYYLIAGTYTPFLSIAIPTTKAHYLLIALWIIALIGTLFKLVFIHRFQKVSLAAYLLMGWLAVLVMDDMQRYLSKDAVQLLIAGGLAYTVGTLFYALKKVRYTHAIWHVFVLLGAGLHFLAIYCYVL; encoded by the coding sequence ATGACCGTAAATACCTTGTTGAGCTATGACCCGAAAGAAGAACTCATCAACGCCTATAGTCATGGTATTGGAGCTGTATTAGCACTGATTGCTTCTATCTTACTCATTATTAAAGGTCAACACCTGCCTTTAGGACAATGGTGCAGTTTATGGGTATATGGTTTTAGCTTAGTCTTATTACTGAGTAGCTCAATGATTTATCATTTTGCTCAAGATGAGCGTAAACGCTATTGGTATAAAAAACTGGACCATACTGCAATTTATTATCTGATTGCAGGGACATATACCCCCTTTCTCAGTATCGCAATTCCAACAACTAAGGCCCACTATTTACTGATTGCATTATGGATAATTGCACTGATTGGCACGCTATTTAAGCTCGTTTTTATTCATCGCTTTCAAAAAGTTTCATTGGCAGCTTATCTCTTGATGGGATGGCTAGCGGTTTTGGTCATGGATGATATGCAACGTTATCTCTCTAAAGATGCGGTACAACTCTTGATTGCAGGTGGACTCGCCTACACTGTCGGCACATTGTTTTATGCGTTAAAAAAGGTAAGATATACCCACGCAATTTGGCATGTTTTTGTGCTATTAGGGGCAGGTTTACACTTTTTAGCGATCTATTGTTATGTATTATAA
- a CDS encoding agmatine deiminase family protein produces MIKPKSYYALIAFMLPFCGCDSSGRNIENNKVVEDKNKVSQTYSNQPADDKMLLVLSAPSIHDPYYKPAFQRIVDFQINYAKSILGNDNVVILVDEDTKPYFTGKVPEDILLVDDVRDIWMRDFTTVNPIKPVQFIYTWASMSEKQSKAVQKSFSRFADRYQIQRAKTDLMIDGGNLVDDYAGRVITTTRFMEDNELSYDEAKQELKMVLGAKEVAILEPDEEVLAHSDGMVSWVDKNTLLVNDYSKTPSFRTTVMDELKTSFPSAKIVEVPVEYKTNPKGQWEGFESACGVNLNATVTHNNIYVPTFNMSHDQKALSIIKQNTSKKVIPINAESVCPMGGSVRCLTWQVTGENAGKLIQAARER; encoded by the coding sequence ATGATAAAACCAAAGTCTTACTATGCCCTGATAGCATTCATGCTGCCATTTTGTGGATGTGATTCATCTGGACGGAATATTGAAAATAACAAAGTAGTAGAGGATAAAAATAAAGTGAGCCAAACTTACTCAAATCAGCCCGCTGATGACAAAATGCTTTTAGTTTTATCTGCACCCTCTATCCATGATCCTTACTATAAACCCGCTTTTCAACGGATTGTGGACTTTCAAATTAATTATGCTAAATCCATTCTCGGGAATGATAATGTGGTGATTTTGGTCGATGAAGATACTAAGCCTTATTTCACGGGTAAAGTTCCTGAAGACATTTTATTGGTGGATGATGTACGAGATATTTGGATGCGTGACTTCACCACAGTCAATCCAATTAAACCTGTACAATTTATCTATACATGGGCTTCGATGAGTGAGAAGCAAAGTAAAGCAGTGCAGAAAAGTTTTAGTCGTTTTGCAGATCGTTATCAAATTCAAAGAGCGAAAACAGATCTGATGATTGATGGCGGCAATCTGGTTGATGATTATGCAGGTCGAGTGATCACCACCACTCGTTTTATGGAAGATAATGAGCTGAGTTATGATGAGGCGAAACAAGAATTAAAAATGGTTTTAGGTGCGAAAGAAGTTGCCATCCTAGAACCCGATGAAGAGGTACTTGCACATTCAGATGGGATGGTGAGTTGGGTTGATAAAAACACGTTGCTTGTGAATGATTATTCAAAAACACCATCATTTAGAACAACGGTGATGGATGAGTTGAAAACTTCATTTCCAAGTGCAAAAATTGTGGAAGTGCCTGTTGAGTATAAGACCAATCCGAAAGGTCAATGGGAAGGTTTTGAGTCAGCATGTGGCGTGAATCTGAATGCCACGGTCACACATAACAATATTTATGTACCGACTTTTAATATGTCACATGACCAAAAAGCATTGAGTATTATTAAGCAAAATACTTCGAAGAAAGTGATTCCGATCAATGCGGAAAGTGTTTGTCCAATGGGAGGTAGTGTACGTTGTCTGACTTGGCAAGTGACAGGTGAAAATGCAGGGAAACTTATTCAAGCTGCACGAGAAAGATAA
- a CDS encoding GNAT family N-acetyltransferase encodes MIRTQVFIVEQQIPEAEEWDDHDAISQHFVIYDQDQPIATARLLQNHSVGRVAVVKAYRGQGIGRMIMLEIIAYAQQQARPHLRLSSQIHAVSFYQQLGFIVQGDEYDECGIPHIEMTMNLNTL; translated from the coding sequence TTGATCCGAACACAGGTTTTTATTGTTGAACAACAGATTCCTGAAGCAGAGGAATGGGATGATCACGATGCCATTTCACAACATTTTGTGATTTATGATCAAGATCAGCCGATTGCCACAGCACGTTTGTTGCAGAATCACAGTGTAGGGCGAGTGGCTGTTGTTAAAGCCTATCGGGGGCAAGGCATTGGACGAATGATCATGCTAGAGATTATTGCCTATGCACAACAACAGGCTCGACCTCATCTGCGACTTTCCTCACAAATCCATGCAGTTTCATTTTATCAACAGCTTGGTTTTATCGTGCAAGGTGATGAATATGATGAGTGCGGAATTCCGCATATTGAAATGACGATGAATCTAAATACTTTATAA
- a CDS encoding acetyl-CoA C-acetyltransferase — translation MSEAYIIDAIRTPRGKGKKDGSLHEVKPITLLTTLLNELQQRHQLDTSKVDDIVLGCVTPIGDQGGDIAKTAAIAAGWNDDVAGVQINRFCASGLEAVNLAAQKVRSGWEDVVVAGGVESMSRIPMGSDGGPWALDPETNLKSSFVPQGVGADLIATLDGYSRADVDAFAVGSQQKAAAAQANGYFDKSVVPVKDHAGVTILEKDEFIKGTTTVEGLAKLNASFEMMGQMGFDAIALQKYPEAQKINHVHHAGNSSGIVDGAAVVLLASEKAVKEQGLKPRAKVLATALVGTDPTIMLTGPAPAARKALEKAGLSIDDIDLFEVNEAFAAVVMRFITELKVPAEKVNVNGGAIAMGHPLGATGAMILGTLLDELERQGKKRGLATLCVGGGMGIATIIELV, via the coding sequence ATGAGCGAGGCCTATATTATTGATGCCATTCGCACCCCACGCGGAAAAGGAAAAAAAGACGGCTCATTACATGAAGTAAAACCAATTACTTTACTCACAACATTATTGAATGAATTACAACAACGTCACCAACTTGATACCTCTAAAGTCGATGATATCGTTTTAGGTTGTGTTACACCAATTGGTGATCAAGGTGGCGATATTGCCAAAACTGCTGCGATTGCCGCAGGTTGGAATGATGATGTTGCGGGTGTACAAATCAACCGTTTCTGTGCTTCTGGTTTAGAAGCAGTAAACTTGGCGGCACAAAAAGTTCGCTCAGGCTGGGAAGATGTTGTGGTTGCTGGCGGTGTAGAGTCCATGTCACGTATCCCGATGGGTTCAGATGGCGGCCCGTGGGCGCTTGATCCTGAAACCAATTTAAAATCATCTTTTGTACCACAGGGTGTGGGTGCAGACTTGATTGCAACCTTGGATGGTTATAGTCGTGCAGATGTCGATGCTTTTGCAGTTGGCTCACAACAAAAGGCCGCTGCTGCTCAAGCAAATGGTTATTTCGATAAATCAGTTGTGCCTGTGAAAGATCATGCAGGTGTAACAATCCTAGAAAAAGACGAATTTATCAAAGGAACGACCACTGTTGAAGGTTTGGCAAAACTGAATGCTAGCTTTGAAATGATGGGTCAAATGGGCTTCGATGCCATTGCATTACAAAAATATCCTGAAGCGCAAAAAATTAACCATGTGCATCATGCAGGTAACTCATCAGGTATCGTCGATGGTGCTGCGGTGGTGTTATTGGCTTCTGAAAAAGCAGTCAAAGAACAAGGCTTGAAACCACGTGCAAAAGTACTTGCAACTGCATTGGTGGGTACTGACCCAACCATTATGTTGACTGGTCCTGCTCCTGCTGCACGTAAAGCATTAGAAAAAGCAGGCTTAAGCATCGACGATATTGATTTATTTGAAGTGAATGAAGCTTTTGCTGCTGTGGTGATGCGTTTTATCACTGAATTGAAAGTTCCTGCCGAGAAAGTCAATGTCAATGGTGGTGCAATTGCGATGGGACATCCTTTAGGCGCAACGGGCGCTATGATTCTAGGTACGTTATTGGATGAATTAGAACGTCAAGGCAAGAAGCGTGGTCTAGCAACATTATGTGTGGGTGGTGGTATGGGCATCGCTACCATTATCGAGTTGGTGTAA
- a CDS encoding MFS transporter, translated as MSSSTTTVTTTVASNSKVRVLFASLVGTTIEFFDFYIYATAAVLIFPHLFFPESSDSAAVLKSLATFAIAFIARPIGAAIFGHLGDRIGRKATLVAALLTMGISTVCIGLLPTYAQIGLAAPLLLALCRLGQGLGLGGEWSGAVLLATENAPEGKRAWYGMFPQLGAPIGFILATGSFLLLNAFMSEQDFMAWGWRIPFISSAVLVLVGLYIRLKLHETPAFQKVLNKQKEVNVPFKEVMTKHLPMLILGTIAAICTFVVFYLTTVFALTWGTTQLGYTRGEFLQLQLVATLCFAAFIPVSAILAEKFGRKTTSIAVCVLSALFGLCFAPLLGSGSPILVFLFLCIGLSIMGLTYGPIGTVLSEIFPISVRYTGSALTFNLAGIFGASFAPYIATKLAESYGLGAVGLYLSLASILSLIAFLLIRETKNDDVNNQI; from the coding sequence ATGTCGTCAAGTACTACGACAGTCACTACAACAGTGGCTAGCAACTCAAAAGTACGGGTATTATTTGCCAGCCTTGTGGGCACTACGATTGAGTTTTTCGACTTTTATATCTATGCCACTGCCGCTGTACTGATTTTTCCACATCTCTTTTTCCCTGAAAGTAGCGATAGCGCTGCGGTACTCAAATCACTGGCAACTTTTGCCATCGCCTTTATTGCTCGTCCAATTGGTGCAGCAATTTTTGGGCATTTAGGTGATCGAATTGGGCGTAAAGCAACATTGGTTGCAGCCCTACTCACCATGGGAATTTCAACCGTGTGTATTGGGCTATTGCCAACCTATGCACAAATTGGACTTGCAGCACCACTACTGCTCGCCTTATGTCGTTTAGGGCAAGGTTTAGGTCTGGGTGGTGAATGGAGTGGTGCTGTTTTACTTGCCACTGAGAATGCCCCTGAAGGCAAACGTGCTTGGTATGGCATGTTTCCACAATTAGGAGCCCCTATTGGCTTTATCCTTGCAACAGGCTCATTTCTATTACTGAATGCCTTTATGTCCGAGCAAGATTTTATGGCTTGGGGATGGCGTATTCCATTTATTTCCAGTGCTGTATTGGTTCTTGTTGGTCTCTACATTCGTTTGAAACTGCATGAAACACCAGCCTTTCAAAAGGTGCTAAATAAGCAAAAAGAAGTCAATGTGCCATTTAAAGAAGTCATGACCAAGCATCTACCGATGTTAATTCTCGGTACGATTGCGGCAATCTGTACTTTTGTGGTGTTTTATCTCACGACAGTATTCGCTCTAACATGGGGAACAACTCAATTAGGCTATACACGAGGTGAGTTTTTGCAACTACAACTGGTTGCAACCTTATGTTTTGCAGCCTTTATTCCTGTCTCAGCAATCTTAGCAGAGAAGTTTGGACGTAAAACTACATCAATCGCTGTCTGCGTATTATCAGCACTATTTGGCTTATGCTTCGCTCCATTGCTTGGTTCGGGTAGCCCGATATTGGTCTTCTTGTTCTTATGTATCGGACTCTCGATTATGGGGCTCACCTATGGGCCTATTGGAACCGTGCTTTCAGAGATTTTTCCAATCTCAGTCCGTTATACGGGTTCAGCATTAACTTTTAATTTAGCGGGTATTTTTGGCGCATCCTTTGCACCATATATCGCCACTAAACTTGCAGAAAGTTATGGTCTAGGCGCTGTAGGCTTATATCTTAGTTTAGCGTCAATTTTATCTTTGATTGCATTTTTACTGATTCGTGAAACCAAAAATGATGATGTAAATAACCAAATTTAA
- a CDS encoding 3-hydroxyacyl-CoA dehydrogenase NAD-binding domain-containing protein, whose product MSAIKYEKNADNIVILTLDSSGQSANTMNAEFRDSLNEISQKLKAETDLKGIIFRSAKKTFFAGGDLDELIQVQPEHATEFFKMIEKLKGDLRTIETLGVPVVAALNGTALGGGWEIALGCHYRIAINDPKTKFGLPEVTLGLLPGGGGIVRMVRLLGLQNAFPFLMEGKQLGVDKAKSLGLVHDTAENEQELLEKAIAWVKANPKSQQPFDVKGYKIPGGSPSTPAVAQVLAIAPAMLRDKTKGCYPAPEAIMAAAVEGAQVDVDTALRIESRYFTQLTVGQVSKNMIGTFWHGLNAIKSGASRPADVAKWQATKVGVLGAGMMGAGIAYSTAIKGIPVVLKDVSVENAEKGKAYSQKLLDKRVSQGRMSAEKRDQVLAMITATADAADLQGCDLIIEAVFENQELKAKVTQEAEQYLVEGGIFASNTSTLPITGLATASKDTKNFIGLHFFSPVDKMQLVEIIKGKETSAETLAKAYDFVQQIAKTPIVVNDSRGFFTSRVFGTFIQEGMRLLAEGVHPAKIEMAALKAGMPVGPLAIQDEVSLTLTEHVASETRKALQAEGNDLPKTPVDEVVHTMIHELNRKGKAAGAGFYDYPENGKKHLWDGLSRWSKDNQIPEQDMIDRFLFVQALDTLRCYEEGVLESVIDANVGSIFGIGFAPWTGGAIQFLNQNGVKQSLKRSEELAAKYGERFIAPALLRKHAESGEIFK is encoded by the coding sequence ATGAGCGCTATTAAATACGAAAAAAACGCTGACAATATTGTAATTCTTACCCTTGATTCATCGGGTCAATCTGCAAATACCATGAATGCAGAATTTCGTGACTCACTCAATGAAATCAGCCAAAAGCTGAAAGCTGAAACTGATCTAAAAGGCATTATTTTCCGTTCTGCGAAGAAAACCTTCTTCGCTGGTGGTGACTTGGATGAACTGATTCAAGTGCAACCTGAACATGCCACTGAATTTTTCAAGATGATTGAAAAACTCAAAGGTGACTTACGTACAATCGAAACTTTAGGTGTACCTGTTGTTGCAGCTTTAAACGGTACTGCGCTTGGCGGTGGCTGGGAAATCGCTTTAGGTTGTCATTATCGTATTGCCATCAACGATCCAAAAACTAAATTTGGTTTACCTGAAGTGACTTTAGGACTACTTCCTGGTGGTGGTGGTATCGTCCGTATGGTGCGTCTGCTCGGCTTACAAAATGCATTTCCTTTTCTCATGGAAGGTAAGCAATTGGGTGTCGATAAAGCAAAATCTCTTGGCTTAGTTCATGACACGGCTGAGAATGAACAAGAGCTGTTAGAAAAAGCAATTGCTTGGGTGAAAGCTAATCCAAAATCACAGCAACCATTTGATGTGAAAGGCTACAAAATCCCGGGTGGCAGTCCAAGCACTCCTGCGGTGGCACAAGTGCTGGCGATTGCTCCTGCAATGCTACGTGACAAAACAAAAGGTTGCTACCCTGCCCCTGAAGCAATCATGGCGGCTGCGGTTGAAGGTGCTCAAGTTGATGTAGATACCGCGCTTCGTATTGAATCACGTTACTTTACACAACTGACTGTCGGTCAAGTGTCGAAGAACATGATCGGTACATTCTGGCATGGTCTCAATGCTATTAAATCAGGTGCCAGCCGCCCTGCTGATGTTGCAAAATGGCAAGCCACCAAAGTCGGAGTGCTGGGTGCAGGCATGATGGGTGCAGGGATTGCCTACTCAACCGCAATCAAAGGCATTCCTGTCGTACTCAAAGATGTGTCTGTAGAAAATGCAGAAAAAGGCAAAGCTTATTCACAAAAACTTCTTGATAAGCGTGTTTCACAAGGTCGTATGTCAGCGGAAAAACGCGATCAAGTGTTAGCAATGATTACTGCAACAGCGGATGCGGCAGATTTGCAAGGCTGTGACTTAATCATTGAAGCAGTATTTGAGAATCAAGAACTCAAAGCTAAAGTGACTCAAGAAGCTGAACAATATTTAGTTGAAGGTGGTATTTTTGCTTCAAATACCTCAACTTTACCAATCACAGGTTTGGCAACTGCAAGTAAAGATACCAAGAACTTTATTGGCCTACATTTCTTTAGCCCTGTAGACAAAATGCAATTGGTAGAAATCATCAAAGGTAAAGAGACTTCTGCTGAAACATTGGCTAAAGCCTATGACTTTGTTCAGCAAATTGCCAAGACTCCAATTGTTGTCAATGATAGCCGTGGCTTCTTTACCAGCCGTGTCTTTGGTACGTTCATTCAAGAAGGTATGCGTCTTCTTGCCGAAGGTGTTCATCCAGCGAAAATCGAAATGGCAGCGCTCAAAGCAGGTATGCCTGTGGGGCCTCTTGCGATTCAGGATGAGGTTTCTTTAACTCTCACTGAGCATGTTGCAAGCGAAACCCGCAAAGCGCTACAAGCTGAAGGGAACGACTTACCAAAAACCCCTGTAGATGAAGTGGTTCACACCATGATTCACGAGCTGAATCGTAAAGGTAAAGCAGCAGGTGCAGGCTTCTACGACTACCCAGAAAATGGCAAAAAACATTTATGGGATGGACTCAGCCGTTGGAGCAAAGACAATCAGATTCCTGAACAAGATATGATTGATCGTTTCTTGTTTGTTCAAGCACTCGATACCTTACGCTGCTATGAGGAAGGTGTTTTGGAGTCTGTCATTGATGCCAATGTCGGCTCGATTTTCGGAATCGGTTTTGCGCCGTGGACAGGTGGAGCGATTCAGTTCCTCAACCAAAACGGCGTTAAGCAATCTCTAAAGCGTTCAGAAGAATTAGCTGCTAAATACGGAGAACGCTTTATAGCACCCGCATTACTTAGAAAACATGCTGAATCAGGTGAAATATTTAAATAG
- the lpxO gene encoding lipid A hydroxylase LpxO, translated as MYAVIIVAVFLVSFLYTYYRGKERLKASRQLFDHSTFLAPVNMFMTGFSKLPNQPFFDVAQFPELKPLQDNWQVIREEAIQLQNQIKASEKNNDAGFNTFFKRGWKRFYLKWYQDSHPSAQQLCPKTVALLESIPSVKAAMFTELPSGSYLGKHRDPYAGSVRYHLGLVTPNSDDCFIEVDQERYSWRDGEATVFDETYVHWAHNQTDETRIILFCDIERPMKWGWAQKINHWFGRNVMSAASSPNDDQDKTGFINRIFKYGYAVHHYGRGLKERNRRLYYVSKWLLFGIIIGLILLPSFL; from the coding sequence ATGTACGCAGTGATTATCGTTGCCGTATTTTTGGTCAGCTTCCTATACACTTATTATCGTGGCAAGGAACGATTAAAAGCATCTCGACAATTATTCGACCATTCTACATTCCTAGCACCAGTTAACATGTTTATGACTGGTTTCTCTAAACTGCCAAACCAACCGTTCTTTGATGTGGCACAGTTCCCAGAACTGAAACCATTACAAGATAACTGGCAAGTGATTCGAGAAGAAGCGATCCAACTTCAAAATCAAATTAAAGCTTCAGAAAAAAATAATGATGCTGGTTTTAATACTTTTTTTAAACGTGGCTGGAAACGCTTTTATCTGAAATGGTATCAAGATAGCCACCCATCAGCACAACAACTCTGCCCTAAAACAGTCGCTCTGTTGGAAAGTATTCCTTCAGTAAAAGCAGCCATGTTTACTGAACTACCATCTGGGAGTTATCTTGGTAAACATCGTGACCCTTATGCGGGTTCTGTCCGCTACCACTTAGGTTTAGTCACCCCGAATAGCGATGATTGCTTTATTGAAGTCGATCAAGAGCGTTATTCTTGGAGAGATGGCGAAGCAACTGTTTTTGATGAAACTTATGTCCATTGGGCACATAATCAAACTGATGAAACTCGTATCATCCTGTTCTGTGATATTGAACGCCCGATGAAATGGGGTTGGGCGCAGAAAATAAATCATTGGTTTGGACGCAATGTCATGTCTGCTGCAAGCTCACCCAATGATGATCAAGATAAAACGGGGTTCATTAACCGTATCTTTAAATATGGTTATGCAGTTCACCATTATGGTCGTGGATTAAAAGAGCGTAATCGCCGCTTGTACTATGTTTCTAAATGGCTCTTATTCGGTATTATTATTGGCTTAATTCTACTTCCAAGTTTTTTATAA
- a CDS encoding patatin-like phospholipase family protein: MLHQNRQALVVEGGGMRGAFTSGVLDAFLQQQFNPFDLCVGVSSGSTNVANYLAAQQGRTLQIYLDHSLRSEFIQYGRFFKGGDLLDLKWMWDVVEKEYPLNQTHLFENHPEFYMVLTHAISGEATYIKASKDNILDGLRASSSIPVLTRQAVDVFGEPYFDGGVADALPVHWAAQQHDVSKLMVLRTRPQNYYKASSKGDQLLAKYMFQQKRGFAKSLLSRTQRYNDSVQFARSASGQKILEVCPPDFKNMAGRLSKNKAKIRYSYDVGIETGLKAIEDWKNL, encoded by the coding sequence ATGCTTCACCAAAATCGTCAGGCACTGGTTGTTGAAGGTGGTGGAATGCGTGGTGCATTTACCAGCGGTGTCTTAGATGCATTTTTACAGCAACAATTTAATCCTTTTGACCTTTGTGTTGGTGTTTCTTCTGGTTCAACCAATGTCGCAAATTACTTAGCTGCTCAGCAAGGTCGTACTTTGCAAATTTATTTAGACCACTCACTTCGTTCTGAATTTATTCAATATGGTCGTTTCTTTAAAGGTGGCGATTTACTGGATTTAAAATGGATGTGGGATGTAGTTGAAAAAGAATATCCTTTAAATCAGACACATCTATTTGAAAATCATCCTGAATTTTATATGGTGCTCACCCATGCGATTTCAGGCGAAGCTACTTATATCAAGGCATCTAAAGACAATATTCTAGATGGATTAAGAGCATCTAGTTCGATTCCAGTTTTGACACGTCAAGCAGTTGACGTATTTGGTGAACCCTATTTTGATGGTGGTGTTGCAGATGCCCTACCCGTACATTGGGCAGCTCAACAACATGATGTTTCAAAACTCATGGTACTGCGAACACGTCCTCAAAATTATTATAAAGCTAGCAGCAAAGGTGATCAGTTACTCGCTAAATATATGTTTCAACAAAAGCGTGGTTTTGCAAAAAGCTTACTTTCAAGAACTCAACGTTACAATGATTCTGTACAATTTGCACGTTCAGCATCAGGACAAAAAATCCTTGAAGTTTGCCCCCCTGATTTTAAAAACATGGCTGGTCGACTTTCTAAAAATAAAGCAAAAATCCGCTATAGCTATGATGTCGGGATCGAAACCGGCTTAAAAGCAATTGAAGATTGGAAAAATCTTTAA